The following are from one region of the Paenibacillus sp. KS-LC4 genome:
- a CDS encoding cysteine-rich CWC family protein — translation MIIIIKHFNSFFLNRRRKGLSSLKKCPLCGGPNGCAIEAGLVPHSCWCFRERVPQSLLEQIPPAQRNQSCVCLKCVKQANAQALVE, via the coding sequence ATGATTATTATTATCAAGCATTTTAATTCATTTTTTTTGAACCGCAGAAGAAAGGGGCTGTCCTCCTTGAAAAAATGTCCATTATGCGGCGGGCCAAACGGCTGCGCCATAGAAGCGGGGCTGGTACCCCACTCCTGCTGGTGCTTCCGGGAGCGCGTTCCGCAAAGTCTGCTTGAACAAATTCCGCCTGCTCAGCGCAACCAGTCATGCGTCTGCCTCAAGTGCGTCAAGCAGGCTAACGCCCAAGCTCTTGTAGAATAG
- a CDS encoding EAL domain-containing protein, with amino-acid sequence MDYWKKSLPNMYKQFPEPIITIGENGFILHMNEAAKKYQREAIRDLLPGAKLSKLRRITEEEGAKLEQFLSRTDGSCSERHFLYFDDLDGEVISWELYKLPYDASSSSLGNHLLIRDRSESVRQQKESEAISERYNELLGLYRDPIVIHQDSKIVFINGVAEQTIGGSREQLIGQDVFRFIHPSDWDIVTERIKVMHQTKMRSNIEEIRLISLRNEVIEVETMSKTIDHNGRPAVLTIIRDHSARKKAEREMIHQTFHDALSGLPNRLHFNQQLSKMIQRSSASVNEGSKQISRFAVMVLDLDRFKNINDSLGHAYGDVFLKEMGSRIQSCVRDSETLVARMGGDEFTLLINRFQDKQELELLAGRITAAIQQPCRLKDTDFYTTVSIGIAIYPDNGQDTVQLLKNADTAMYEVKRNGKNGYQFYCYEFNEQLQLRLELESELRKAMEREEFRLYYQPQISSADNRMTGVEALIRWEHPTKGIISPGVFIPVAEESDLIYSIGEWTMREACRQMKKWHDEGVFFASVSVNLSARQFLQPNLVQQIHVILEETGLDPSFLVLEITESMMMDAKHSIGILNELNSTGVKISLDDFGTGYSSLSYLKHYPIYKLKIDRSFIIDITTDESDQAIVATIISMAKHLKMEVIAEGIETKEQLDFLTSHDCKEIQGYYYCRPLPAKVLEEKYLMIQAENDGIWGDLKH; translated from the coding sequence GTGGACTATTGGAAGAAATCTTTGCCAAATATGTATAAGCAGTTTCCTGAGCCGATAATAACAATAGGTGAAAATGGCTTCATTCTTCATATGAATGAGGCTGCTAAAAAATATCAGCGGGAGGCTATCCGCGATTTGCTTCCGGGGGCCAAATTGTCAAAGCTGAGACGAATAACGGAGGAAGAGGGCGCGAAGCTCGAGCAATTTTTGAGCCGGACAGATGGCAGCTGTTCGGAGCGCCATTTTTTATATTTTGACGATTTAGATGGGGAGGTTATCAGTTGGGAGCTGTATAAGCTCCCTTATGATGCCAGCAGCAGCAGCTTAGGCAACCATCTTCTCATTCGGGATCGTTCGGAATCGGTTAGGCAGCAGAAGGAGAGTGAGGCTATTAGTGAGCGTTACAACGAGCTGCTGGGCTTGTACAGAGATCCCATTGTCATCCATCAGGACTCTAAAATCGTGTTCATTAACGGTGTAGCTGAACAAACGATTGGCGGGAGCAGAGAGCAGCTGATTGGCCAGGATGTTTTTCGCTTTATTCATCCGAGTGATTGGGATATCGTGACCGAACGAATAAAAGTGATGCATCAGACGAAGATGCGCTCCAATATAGAGGAAATTAGGCTGATTAGCCTTCGCAATGAGGTTATTGAGGTTGAGACGATGAGTAAAACAATTGACCATAATGGCCGACCAGCGGTTTTAACGATCATTCGAGATCATAGCGCCCGCAAAAAAGCGGAGCGCGAAATGATTCACCAGACCTTTCATGATGCTTTAAGCGGTCTGCCGAATCGACTCCATTTCAATCAGCAGCTATCAAAAATGATCCAGCGCAGCAGTGCAAGTGTTAACGAGGGAAGCAAGCAGATTTCCCGTTTTGCCGTCATGGTGCTCGACCTTGACCGTTTCAAAAATATTAATGATTCACTTGGACATGCCTATGGGGATGTGTTCCTGAAGGAGATGGGCAGTCGTATTCAATCTTGTGTTAGAGACAGTGAAACCTTAGTAGCCCGAATGGGAGGAGATGAATTTACGTTATTAATTAATCGCTTTCAGGATAAGCAGGAGCTTGAGCTGCTGGCGGGAAGGATTACGGCCGCCATTCAGCAGCCCTGCCGCCTGAAGGACACCGATTTTTATACGACGGTCAGCATTGGAATTGCCATCTATCCGGATAATGGCCAGGATACGGTACAGCTGCTTAAAAATGCTGATACTGCGATGTATGAAGTGAAGCGCAATGGTAAAAACGGGTATCAGTTTTATTGCTATGAATTTAATGAGCAGCTGCAGCTCAGGCTGGAGCTGGAAAGCGAGCTGCGCAAGGCGATGGAGCGCGAGGAGTTTAGATTGTATTACCAGCCGCAAATCAGCTCCGCCGACAATCGAATGACCGGCGTTGAGGCGCTGATCCGGTGGGAGCACCCTACCAAAGGCATTATATCGCCTGGTGTATTTATTCCAGTGGCCGAAGAAAGCGACTTGATCTACAGCATTGGCGAGTGGACGATGCGCGAGGCTTGCAGGCAAATGAAAAAGTGGCATGATGAGGGTGTTTTTTTCGCATCGGTATCCGTCAATTTATCGGCAAGGCAGTTTCTTCAGCCGAATCTGGTTCAGCAAATTCATGTCATTTTAGAGGAGACGGGGCTGGACCCGAGCTTTCTGGTGCTGGAAATTACTGAGAGCATGATGATGGACGCCAAGCATTCCATTGGGATACTAAATGAATTAAACAGCACCGGCGTTAAAATCAGCCTCGATGATTTCGGGACAGGCTACAGCTCGCTTAGCTATTTAAAGCATTATCCCATATATAAGCTGAAAATAGACCGTTCCTTCATCATTGATATTACAACGGATGAGAGCGATCAAGCGATTGTCGCTACGATTATTTCCATGGCCAAGCATTTAAAGATGGAGGTCATAGCGGAAGGCATTGAAACGAAGGAGCAGCTTGATTTTCTAACCAGCCATGACTGTAAGGAAATTCAAGGCTATTATTATTGCCGTCCGCTGCCAGCTAAGGTGCTGGAGGAAAAGTATTTAATGATTCAAGCGGAAAATGATGGCATATGGGGCGATTTGAAGCATTGA